The Lactuca sativa cultivar Salinas chromosome 2, Lsat_Salinas_v11, whole genome shotgun sequence genome includes a window with the following:
- the LOC111916333 gene encoding phosphoenolpyruvate carboxylase kinase 2, protein MTEALNNDYQVCEEIGRGRFGIVYRCYSTVSGDSFACKSIDKRLLADPTDRECLQKEPKILHILGGNSNIVQIHRLYEEENYLHMIIDLCDTPDLFDRISKRAEGFSETEAASIFSPLMLSISYCHRLGIAHRDIKPDNVLFDSRGNLKLADFGSAEWFGMNERRTMTGVVGTPYYVAPEVLSGREYNEKVDVWSAGVILYIMLAGVPPFYGETPAETFEAVLRGNLRFPTRIFRSVSPEAKDLLRKMLCKDVSRRLSAEQVLRHPWVVSGGEPRSMADLT, encoded by the exons ATGACCGAAGCTCTCAACAACGATTATCAAGTCTGCGAGGAGATCGGCCGAGGTCGCTTCGGGATCGTCTACCGCTGTTACTCCACCGTCTCCGGAGACTCGTTCGCCTGTAAATCCATCGACAAGCGCCTCCTCGCTGACCCAACTGACCGTGAGTGCCTCCAGAAAGAACCTAAAATCCTCCATATTCTCGGAGGAAACTCTAACATCGTCCAGATCCACCGTCTCTACGAGGAAGAGAATTACCTTCACATGATTATTGACCTCTGTGACACTCCTGACCTCTTCGATCGTATATCCAAACGTGCCGAAGGGTTTTCCGAGACGGAAGCGGCTTCGATTTTCTCGCCGTTGATGTTGTCGATTAGTTATTGTCATCGTTTGGGTATTGCGCATCGGGATATTAAGCCGGATAATGTTTTGTTCGATTCTAGAGGGAATTTGAAGCTGGCGGATTTTGGATCGGCGGAGTGGTTTGGGATGAATGAGAGGCGGACGATGACTGGAGTGGTAGGGACGCCTTACTATGTTGCACCGGAGGTTTTATCTGGGAGGGAGTACAATGAGAAGGTCGATGTGTGGAGTGCTGGTGTGATTTTGTACATAATGTTGGCTGGAGTTCCTCCGTTTTACGGTGAAACGCCGGCTGAGACTTTCGAGGCTGTTTTGCGAGGAAATTTACGGTTCCCTACAAGGATTTTCAGGTCTGTTTCGCCGGAAGCTAAGGATCTGCTGAGGAAGATGTTATGCAAAGATGTTTCCAGAAGATTATCTGCAGAGCAAGTCCTGA GGCACCCGTGGGTTGTAAGTGGTGGCGAACCCCGATCTATGGCGGATCTAACCTGA